In one Bradyrhizobium sp. 4 genomic region, the following are encoded:
- a CDS encoding metal-dependent phosphohydrolase, which produces MITLPRLAAESLEKTLGSFMRRRYGDSPANIVESATRTAMECIGNSDALYHNVEHTMLVTLAGHSILSGRYLHIHLSAEDYVHVLIACLAHDIGYVRGLFEEDDEDGFVVDAAGSKVSLPRGSSDASLMMYHVDRSKLYVMRRLQHIPGLDPERIARAIEGTRFPAREGQEYDDDASILRAADFIGQLGDPNYLRKANALYYEFEEVGMNRQLGYDSPADIVNRYPQFYWNSVAPHIQTEIGYLNKTEIGRQWIANLYSNVFRAERDITLSGPQK; this is translated from the coding sequence ATGATCACGTTACCGAGACTGGCGGCTGAATCCCTTGAGAAGACGCTAGGTTCGTTCATGCGCCGCAGGTACGGCGATTCTCCGGCAAACATCGTCGAGAGCGCGACCCGTACCGCTATGGAATGCATCGGAAACAGCGACGCGCTCTATCATAATGTCGAACATACGATGCTGGTCACGCTCGCGGGTCATTCCATCCTGAGCGGCCGGTATCTTCATATTCATCTCTCGGCCGAGGATTACGTCCACGTCCTGATCGCCTGCCTTGCGCACGATATTGGCTATGTCCGTGGCTTGTTCGAGGAAGATGACGAGGACGGTTTTGTGGTCGATGCGGCAGGCAGCAAGGTCTCGCTGCCCCGCGGCTCATCAGATGCCAGTCTGATGATGTATCACGTCGACCGTTCCAAGCTCTACGTCATGCGCCGGCTGCAGCATATTCCCGGACTTGATCCAGAGCGGATCGCGCGCGCCATCGAGGGCACCCGCTTCCCGGCCCGCGAGGGCCAGGAATACGACGACGACGCCTCGATCCTGCGCGCCGCCGATTTCATCGGCCAGCTCGGCGACCCCAACTATCTGCGCAAGGCTAACGCGCTCTATTACGAATTCGAAGAAGTCGGCATGAACCGCCAGCTCGGCTACGATTCGCCGGCCGACATCGTGAACCGCTATCCGCAGTTCTATTGGAATAGCGTCGCACCGCACATTCAAACCGAGATCGGCTACCTCAACAAGACCGAGATCGGTCGGCAGTGGATCGCCAACCTCTACAGCAACGTGTTCCGCGCCGAGCGTGACATCACGTTGTCCGGGCCGCAAAAATAG
- a CDS encoding alpha/beta hydrolase: protein MQQKTVATDVLDIAYREYGAPDGWPCIMGHGFPYDVNAYAESAPIIAQAGARVLVPWLRGYGPTRFRSAATLRSGEQAALGADLLAFMDALGISHAVVGGYDWGGRAACVVSVLHPERVVGLVSGNSYNIQNIARSMEPASPTEEAALWYQYLFHNERGRRALERNRRGFARQLWSMWSPTWAFDDATFETSAISFDNPDFVDVVIHSYRHRYALVAGDPAYAEIEAKLAAQPPVRVPTIAIDGDSDGVNFGTAHHAHKFEGFFEARVFARAGHNLPQERPAEWAQAVLDVRKAAS, encoded by the coding sequence ATGCAACAAAAAACTGTCGCCACCGATGTCCTCGATATCGCCTATCGCGAATACGGCGCGCCGGACGGCTGGCCCTGCATCATGGGCCACGGCTTTCCCTACGACGTGAACGCCTATGCCGAGTCCGCGCCGATCATTGCGCAAGCGGGCGCGCGGGTGCTGGTGCCCTGGCTGCGCGGCTACGGGCCGACGCGGTTTCGCTCCGCTGCGACGTTGCGCTCCGGCGAGCAGGCGGCGCTTGGCGCCGATCTCCTGGCCTTCATGGATGCGCTTGGAATCTCGCACGCGGTGGTCGGCGGTTACGACTGGGGCGGGCGCGCGGCCTGCGTGGTCTCGGTTCTGCATCCGGAGCGCGTAGTCGGCCTCGTCTCGGGCAATTCCTACAACATCCAGAACATCGCGCGTTCGATGGAGCCGGCTTCGCCAACCGAGGAGGCGGCGCTCTGGTATCAATATCTCTTCCACAACGAACGCGGCCGCCGCGCGCTGGAGCGCAACCGGCGTGGTTTTGCGCGCCAGCTCTGGTCGATGTGGTCGCCGACATGGGCCTTCGACGACGCGACGTTCGAGACCAGCGCCATCTCGTTCGACAATCCTGATTTCGTCGATGTCGTGATCCACTCCTACCGACATCGTTACGCGCTGGTCGCGGGCGATCCCGCCTATGCCGAGATCGAGGCGAAGCTCGCAGCCCAGCCGCCGGTTCGGGTGCCGACCATCGCGATCGACGGTGACAGCGACGGCGTTAATTTCGGCACCGCGCATCACGCGCACAAGTTCGAGGGCTTTTTCGAGGCACGTGTGTTCGCTAGGGCCGGCCACAATTTGCCGCAGGAGCGGCCGGCCGAATGGGCCCAGGCCGTGCTCGATGTGCGGAAAGCGGCCTCATAG
- the folE gene encoding GTP cyclohydrolase I FolE: protein MKTQTRRLERVAVAQAPSERPERAEVEQAIRTMIRWAGDDPARDGLRDTPDRVARAFEEYFSGYAQDPTEILQKTFEEIEGYDEMIVLRGVRFESHCEHHMAPIVGRAWVAYIPQGRVVGISKLARLVDIYAKRLQIQEKMTAQIANTINDVLRPEGVGVIIKATHHCMTTRGAHKPGTDLVTSRMLGVFRDNALTRQELLGLANSDD from the coding sequence ATGAAGACGCAAACGCGCAGGCTGGAACGTGTTGCGGTCGCGCAGGCGCCGAGCGAGCGGCCTGAGAGGGCGGAGGTCGAGCAGGCGATCCGCACCATGATCCGCTGGGCCGGTGATGACCCCGCGCGCGACGGTCTGCGCGATACGCCGGACCGGGTCGCGCGCGCCTTCGAGGAGTATTTCTCCGGCTATGCGCAGGATCCGACCGAAATCCTGCAAAAGACCTTTGAGGAGATCGAAGGCTATGATGAGATGATCGTCCTGCGCGGCGTTCGCTTCGAAAGCCATTGCGAGCACCACATGGCACCGATCGTCGGCCGCGCCTGGGTCGCTTATATCCCGCAAGGGCGCGTCGTCGGCATCTCCAAGCTCGCGCGTCTCGTCGACATCTACGCCAAGCGGCTTCAGATCCAGGAGAAGATGACCGCGCAGATCGCCAACACGATCAACGATGTGCTGAGGCCCGAAGGCGTCGGGGTCATCATCAAGGCAACGCATCACTGCATGACCACGCGCGGCGCACACAAGCCCGGGACAGATCTCGTCACCAGCCGCATGCTCGGCGTGTTCCGCGACAATGCGTTGACGCGCCAGGAGCTGCTGGGGCTGGCCAATTCGGACGATTGA
- a CDS encoding FAD-dependent oxidoreductase: MTEDKKPSGPDLSRGVTLAAFKDSKLLGHVGEEDVLLVQAGSEIFAIEPTCSHYHGPLAEGLVVGDTIRCPWHHACFSLRSGEATRPPALNALAVWEVSRDQDKIVVQRKREMPKPPAPHRTAPTPEKFVIIGGGAAGFAAAQTLRREGFAGAITMLSNDSAMPVDRPNLSKDYLAGNAPEDWLPLRGEDYYRDVGIDLRLNTNVAAIEAKTRSVTLGNGDRLPFDRLLLATGAEPVRLQIPGTDQPHVHTLRSVADSRAIIKAAGSAKRALVIGASFIGLEVAASLRARKIEVHVVAPDERPMQKVLGPEMGDFVRALHEENGVNFHLEDTVEKLDGTRATLKSGGVIEADLVVVGIGVKPRLALAEQAGLAADRGVSVSEYLETSIAGIFAAGDIARWPDPHSRQTIRVEHWVVAERQGQTAARNMLGKRERFEAVPFFWSQHYDVPINYVGHADSFDDIAIDGSISGKDCLLKYRKGGRVLAIASIYRDLDNLKAELEMERTRG; the protein is encoded by the coding sequence ATGACCGAGGACAAGAAGCCAAGCGGACCCGACTTGAGTCGAGGCGTGACGCTCGCCGCGTTCAAGGACAGCAAATTGCTCGGCCATGTCGGCGAGGAAGACGTCCTGCTGGTGCAGGCCGGCAGCGAGATCTTTGCGATCGAGCCGACCTGCAGCCACTATCACGGACCGCTTGCAGAAGGACTGGTGGTTGGCGACACCATCCGCTGTCCCTGGCATCATGCCTGCTTCTCCTTGCGGTCAGGCGAGGCGACCCGTCCGCCGGCGCTGAATGCGCTGGCGGTGTGGGAGGTCTCGCGCGATCAAGACAAGATCGTCGTTCAGCGCAAGCGCGAGATGCCGAAGCCTCCGGCGCCTCACCGGACGGCGCCAACGCCGGAAAAATTCGTCATCATCGGCGGCGGCGCGGCGGGTTTCGCGGCGGCGCAGACGCTCCGTCGCGAGGGCTTTGCCGGCGCCATCACCATGCTCAGCAATGACAGCGCGATGCCGGTCGACCGGCCCAATCTTTCCAAGGATTACCTCGCGGGCAACGCGCCGGAGGATTGGCTGCCGCTGCGGGGCGAGGACTATTATCGGGACGTCGGCATCGATCTCAGGCTCAACACGAATGTCGCCGCGATCGAGGCGAAGACGCGCAGCGTGACGCTGGGCAACGGCGACAGGCTGCCGTTCGACCGGCTGCTGCTCGCGACCGGCGCCGAGCCGGTCAGATTGCAGATTCCGGGGACCGACCAGCCTCATGTCCACACCCTGCGCTCCGTCGCCGACAGCCGCGCCATCATCAAGGCGGCCGGCAGCGCCAAGCGTGCGCTGGTGATCGGCGCCAGCTTCATCGGCCTGGAAGTTGCGGCCTCCTTGCGGGCACGCAAGATCGAGGTCCACGTGGTCGCGCCGGACGAACGGCCGATGCAGAAGGTGCTCGGTCCCGAGATGGGCGACTTCGTGCGCGCGCTGCATGAGGAGAATGGCGTCAACTTCCACCTCGAGGACACGGTGGAGAAGCTGGACGGCACGCGCGCGACGTTGAAAAGCGGCGGCGTGATCGAGGCCGACCTGGTCGTGGTCGGTATCGGCGTCAAGCCGCGCCTCGCGCTCGCCGAGCAGGCAGGGCTTGCGGCCGACCGGGGCGTCAGCGTGAGCGAATATCTGGAGACCAGCATAGCCGGTATCTTTGCGGCCGGGGACATCGCGCGCTGGCCCGATCCGCATTCGCGGCAAACTATCCGCGTCGAGCACTGGGTGGTGGCGGAGCGGCAGGGCCAGACCGCGGCCCGCAACATGCTCGGCAAGCGCGAGCGCTTCGAGGCCGTGCCGTTCTTCTGGTCGCAGCACTATGACGTGCCGATCAACTATGTCGGCCACGCCGATAGTTTTGACGACATCGCGATCGACGGCAGCATTTCCGGCAAGGACTGCCTGCTGAAGTATCGCAAGGGCGGCCGTGTCCTTGCGATTGCTTCAATTTATCGCGATCTCGACAATCTCAAGGCCGAGCTGGAGATGGAGCGGACACGCGGCTGA
- a CDS encoding ABC transporter substrate-binding protein: protein MKAALVLAAALAACLSTPVSAQKSYGPGVSDTEIKIGNTMPYSGPASPLGITGRVISAYFDEVNEKGGINGRKLNLLSLDDAFSPPKTMEAARRLVEGDGVAFIFATMGTAPSSAIAKYLNSNKVPQLFLISSASKWNDPANMPWSMALPWAPNYTSEAAIDVAYARAKNPNARFAVLYQNDDAGKEYLRGVKEALGADADKAIAMASSFEVADPTVDSQVLTLANTKADVFMIYSVTPRACAQAIRKAHEVGWQATRFLASGCANKATVMVPAGLDAGKGVLSLGSLKPFVEGPKDDPAMTAYIDFMKKRLPNADVNNVAGLYGYTVAEALVVLLKQCKDNLTRENIMAQAANLKNVPLSLLMPGITLNTTPQDFRPIKDGYMLQFNGNDWIVASELLRGT from the coding sequence ATGAAAGCCGCTTTGGTCCTGGCTGCAGCGCTGGCTGCCTGCCTGTCCACGCCTGTCTCCGCGCAGAAATCCTACGGTCCGGGCGTCAGCGACACCGAGATCAAGATCGGCAACACCATGCCCTATAGCGGCCCCGCTTCGCCGCTCGGCATCACCGGCAGGGTGATCTCGGCCTATTTCGACGAGGTCAACGAGAAGGGCGGGATCAACGGCCGCAAGCTCAATCTCCTGTCGCTCGACGATGCCTTCTCGCCGCCGAAGACCATGGAAGCGGCGCGCCGGCTGGTCGAGGGCGATGGCGTCGCCTTCATCTTCGCGACCATGGGCACCGCGCCGAGCTCGGCGATTGCGAAATATCTCAACAGCAACAAGGTGCCGCAGCTGTTTCTGATCAGCTCGGCCTCGAAGTGGAACGACCCGGCCAACATGCCCTGGTCGATGGCGCTGCCGTGGGCGCCGAACTACACCAGCGAGGCGGCCATCGACGTCGCCTATGCCCGCGCCAAGAACCCGAATGCGCGCTTCGCGGTGCTCTATCAGAACGACGATGCCGGCAAGGAATATCTGCGCGGCGTCAAGGAAGCGCTTGGTGCCGACGCCGACAAGGCGATCGCGATGGCGTCGAGCTTCGAGGTCGCCGACCCCACCGTCGATTCCCAGGTGCTGACTCTCGCGAACACCAAGGCCGACGTGTTCATGATCTATTCGGTGACGCCGCGCGCCTGCGCCCAGGCGATCCGGAAAGCGCATGAGGTCGGCTGGCAGGCAACGCGCTTCCTCGCCTCGGGCTGCGCCAACAAGGCAACCGTGATGGTCCCGGCTGGCCTCGATGCCGGCAAGGGCGTGCTCTCGCTCGGCTCGCTCAAGCCGTTCGTCGAGGGGCCAAAGGACGATCCGGCGATGACGGCCTATATCGACTTCATGAAGAAGCGCCTGCCCAATGCCGACGTCAACAACGTCGCGGGTCTCTACGGTTACACCGTCGCCGAGGCGTTGGTCGTCTTGCTGAAGCAGTGCAAGGACAATCTGACGCGTGAGAACATCATGGCGCAGGCGGCCAATTTGAAGAACGTGCCGCTATCGCTGCTGATGCCCGGCATCACGCTCAACACCACGCCGCAGGATTTCCGCCCGATCAAGGACGGCTATATGCTTCAGTTCAACGGCAACGACTGGATCGTCGCGAGCGAGCTGCTGCGCGGCACGTGA
- a CDS encoding acyl-CoA dehydrogenase family protein: MDFHHSERSLELQERVRRFMRTHVEPVEELYYEQVKPEATRYRTPQVLQDLKRLAREQGLWNLFLSGEHGEDPNNTGLTNLEYAPVKEIMGRILWAPEVFNCSAPDVGNMEVLANYGTPAQQERWLKPLLEGRIRSGFSMTEPQVASSDATNIQCEIKRDGGDYVINGRKWFTSGAMNEDCEILIVMGKTAPDDPDRHRQQSMILVPRATPGVRIVRDMLTYGYDDAPVGHPEIVYENVRVPAENILLGEGRGFEIAQGRLGPGRIHHCMRLIGCAQRALELMCQRAVSRTAFGKPLAEQGSVREDIAHSFCEIAQARLLTLQAADRMDREGNKAARDLIAAAKIVVPSMAARVIDRAIQIHGAAGVSQDTFLARAYVYARFIRIGDGPDQVHLAAVGKELIKRGGVMAG, from the coding sequence ATGGATTTTCACCACTCCGAACGTTCGCTGGAGCTGCAGGAGCGTGTCCGCCGGTTCATGCGGACGCATGTCGAGCCGGTCGAGGAGCTCTATTACGAGCAGGTGAAGCCGGAAGCGACACGCTACAGGACGCCACAGGTCCTTCAGGACCTGAAGCGGCTGGCGCGCGAGCAGGGGCTCTGGAACCTGTTCCTCTCCGGCGAGCACGGCGAAGACCCTAACAACACTGGCTTGACCAATCTCGAATACGCGCCGGTGAAGGAGATCATGGGCCGCATCCTCTGGGCGCCGGAGGTGTTCAATTGCTCGGCGCCCGATGTCGGCAACATGGAGGTGCTGGCCAATTACGGCACGCCGGCACAGCAGGAGCGCTGGCTGAAGCCGCTCCTGGAGGGGCGCATCCGCTCCGGCTTCTCGATGACGGAGCCGCAGGTCGCCTCCAGCGATGCCACCAACATTCAATGCGAGATCAAGCGCGACGGAGGCGACTACGTCATCAACGGCCGCAAATGGTTCACCTCCGGCGCGATGAACGAGGATTGCGAGATCCTGATCGTGATGGGCAAGACGGCGCCCGACGATCCCGACCGCCACCGCCAGCAATCCATGATCCTGGTGCCGAGAGCGACGCCCGGCGTGCGCATCGTCCGCGACATGCTCACTTACGGCTATGACGACGCGCCGGTCGGCCATCCCGAGATCGTCTACGAGAACGTTCGCGTGCCCGCCGAGAACATCCTGCTCGGCGAGGGCCGCGGTTTCGAGATCGCGCAAGGCAGGCTCGGTCCCGGCCGCATCCATCATTGCATGCGGCTGATCGGCTGTGCCCAGCGCGCGCTGGAATTGATGTGCCAGCGCGCCGTCTCCCGCACAGCCTTTGGCAAGCCGCTCGCAGAGCAGGGCTCGGTGCGCGAGGACATCGCGCACTCATTCTGCGAGATCGCGCAGGCGCGGCTCTTGACGCTGCAAGCCGCCGACAGGATGGACCGCGAAGGCAACAAGGCCGCGCGCGACCTGATCGCGGCCGCCAAGATCGTGGTGCCAAGCATGGCCGCCCGCGTGATCGACCGCGCCATCCAGATCCACGGCGCCGCCGGCGTCTCGCAGGATACCTTCCTCGCGCGTGCTTACGTCTACGCCCGCTTCATCCGCATCGGCGACGGGCCGGATCAGGTGCATCTGGCCGCGGTAGGGAAGGAGCTGATCAAGCGCGGCGGGGTGATGGCCGGGTAG
- a CDS encoding PAS domain S-box protein — MQESNHPTNGPAVPADNELLRLVFESATDFAIFTTDPNGITTSWNPGAERLLGYKTDEIIGKSADVIFPAEEGGFEAAAEERRSALAQGRAEDERWQMRKDGTRLWASGLLMPLAERDAGFVKMLRDRTSQHRAAEQLAQSEELFRVLATNIPQLVFRSKSDGERTWASPQWTIFSGLSFADSIGFGWLDAIHPDDREETQAAWLEARAKGEYYVEHRVRRSADREFRWHQTRAVPMKVSSDADAVDWVGTMTDIHELRVLQDRQKVLLAELQHRRRNLLGVVQSLARQTIRSSPSLDDFADDFESRLGALSRAQGLLAQSDNRPIELGDLVRAELEAHASADVEKVTTEGPAAPLPAMSAQSMALALHELATNAVKYGALGQPSGRLTVRWEVKNDQSRRQATVVWSESGVAMPEGGPARKGYGSELIERALPYQLGAKTKLRFEPDGVHCEIAVPLASEEKRDD; from the coding sequence GTGCAGGAGAGCAATCACCCGACAAACGGTCCGGCCGTCCCCGCGGACAATGAGCTGCTGCGTCTCGTATTCGAGAGCGCGACGGACTTTGCTATCTTCACGACAGACCCGAACGGCATCACCACCAGCTGGAACCCCGGCGCCGAGCGGTTACTCGGGTACAAGACCGACGAAATCATCGGAAAATCGGCGGACGTGATTTTTCCCGCCGAGGAGGGTGGTTTTGAGGCGGCAGCCGAAGAACGACGCAGCGCGTTAGCTCAGGGCCGCGCCGAGGACGAACGCTGGCAGATGCGCAAGGACGGCACCCGGCTCTGGGCTTCGGGCCTGTTGATGCCGCTGGCGGAGCGCGACGCGGGTTTCGTGAAGATGCTGCGCGATCGCACCAGCCAGCACCGTGCTGCGGAGCAGCTCGCGCAAAGCGAGGAGCTGTTCCGCGTTCTCGCCACCAATATACCCCAGCTGGTTTTCCGCTCAAAAAGTGATGGTGAGCGCACTTGGGCCAGCCCGCAATGGACCATCTTCAGCGGTCTGAGCTTCGCTGATAGCATCGGTTTCGGTTGGCTTGACGCGATCCATCCGGATGATCGCGAAGAGACCCAGGCGGCCTGGCTCGAAGCGCGCGCCAAGGGCGAGTATTACGTCGAGCACCGCGTCAGGCGTTCCGCCGACAGAGAGTTCAGGTGGCATCAGACCCGCGCGGTACCGATGAAAGTCAGTTCGGATGCAGACGCTGTCGATTGGGTCGGCACGATGACGGACATCCACGAACTGCGCGTGCTTCAAGATCGGCAGAAGGTTCTCTTGGCCGAACTGCAGCACCGCAGGCGCAATCTGCTCGGGGTCGTCCAATCACTTGCCCGGCAGACGATCAGATCGAGCCCGTCCCTGGACGACTTTGCAGACGACTTTGAAAGCAGGTTGGGCGCCCTCTCCAGGGCTCAGGGTTTGCTCGCGCAAAGCGACAATCGGCCGATTGAACTCGGTGATCTGGTCAGGGCCGAATTGGAGGCGCACGCCAGTGCCGACGTGGAGAAGGTGACGACCGAGGGGCCGGCGGCACCGTTGCCGGCGATGTCGGCGCAATCGATGGCTCTCGCGCTGCATGAGCTCGCCACGAATGCGGTAAAATACGGCGCCCTCGGCCAACCCTCAGGCCGGCTGACGGTGCGATGGGAGGTCAAGAACGATCAATCCAGGCGGCAAGCAACCGTGGTATGGTCCGAAAGCGGGGTTGCCATGCCTGAGGGCGGGCCGGCGAGAAAAGGCTACGGAAGCGAATTGATCGAGCGAGCACTTCCTTATCAGCTCGGCGCCAAAACGAAGCTTCGGTTCGAACCTGACGGCGTCCACTGCGAAATCGCCGTGCCGCTCGCGAGCGAGGAGAAGCGTGATGACTGA
- a CDS encoding response regulator produces MTESQSLLGRRLLVVEDEYMIAADLARALEDRGAEVIGPAGSVEDALNLVAAEQRIDGAVLDINLRGERSYPVADALRTRGVRFVFTTGYDAWAIPDAYAAVPRVEKPVNIKALSGLFSIDQSDEKPRTL; encoded by the coding sequence ATGACTGAGTCGCAATCACTACTAGGCCGGCGGCTCCTCGTCGTCGAAGACGAGTACATGATCGCTGCCGACCTGGCCCGTGCGCTGGAAGATCGCGGCGCTGAGGTCATTGGGCCGGCGGGGTCGGTCGAGGACGCCCTGAATCTGGTTGCGGCCGAACAGCGGATAGATGGCGCCGTCCTGGACATCAATCTTCGCGGCGAACGCTCCTATCCGGTTGCCGACGCACTTCGGACGCGCGGGGTGCGGTTCGTGTTCACCACCGGTTATGACGCTTGGGCGATTCCCGATGCTTATGCAGCCGTGCCACGTGTCGAAAAGCCGGTTAACATCAAGGCGCTCAGCGGACTGTTCTCGATCGATCAATCGGACGAGAAACCGCGGACGCTCTAG
- a CDS encoding septal ring lytic transglycosylase RlpA family protein, which translates to MVFRSSAAICGAVVALAVSVTVARCEAAGVHSSAVVNVASGEAIVGAASTYNPFKPGKEEGGPKTASGERYDPSVWSAAIKTSLRKKFGGVQFGAKPKYALVEAVGKKVIVKINDVGPLRPGRIIDLNERTMRHFDPGLQRGVIPDVKVRPLAGGDWTPGPVG; encoded by the coding sequence ATGGTGTTCCGATCCAGCGCCGCAATTTGCGGCGCCGTGGTTGCGCTTGCCGTTTCCGTTACTGTTGCTCGATGCGAAGCCGCTGGAGTTCACTCAAGCGCTGTCGTCAATGTCGCTTCCGGGGAAGCGATCGTCGGCGCGGCGTCCACGTACAATCCGTTCAAGCCGGGCAAAGAGGAGGGCGGCCCGAAGACAGCCTCCGGCGAGCGCTATGATCCCTCAGTCTGGTCGGCCGCCATCAAAACGAGTTTGCGTAAGAAATTCGGTGGAGTCCAGTTTGGCGCGAAGCCGAAATACGCCCTCGTAGAGGCCGTCGGCAAGAAGGTCATCGTCAAGATAAATGACGTGGGACCGCTAAGGCCTGGCCGCATCATCGACCTCAACGAGCGGACGATGCGCCATTTTGATCCGGGCCTGCAGCGCGGGGTCATTCCCGATGTAAAGGTGCGGCCGCTTGCCGGCGGCGATTGGACCCCCGGGCCGGTTGGCTGA
- a CDS encoding AI-2E family transporter: protein MAILAAIIVMVLYYGREIIIPIALAVLLSFVLAPLVRLVQRLRIPRSLAVVSVVVIAFAFIFAMGSLLATQLAQLAGDLPRYQSTISEKIQSFRETTAGRGTLERASSMLKDLSKELDKPKEAANSLGTIAAPKAAPPKPVPVEVLQPDPGALESLQTLISPLLHPLATTGIIVIFVIFILLQREDLRNRLIRLAGSDDLQRTTAALDDAASRLSRLFLIQLLVNGGFGIIIGMGLWLIGVPSAILWGILAAVLRFVPYIGAVIAAAFPLALAVAVDPTWTMLLWTIALFVVVEPVVGHVLEPMVYGHSTGLSPVAVVASATFWTALWGPIGLVLATPLTVCLVVLGRHVERLEFLDVMFGDRPALSPPEIFYQRMLAGDPTEASAKAEEFLKERSLSSYYDEVALRGLQLAQADAERGALDPDRLAKIRDAVQEFANNISEQDERPPPKVGPTTDVEATSAIEGVAEDAPYEGLRVLRKEDLPTEWQGEHPVLCVAGRNPIDEAAAIMLAQLTGAHGLSARVEAAEALSTANIFRLETDGVAIVCLVYMDASSPAHMRYSVRRLRRKLPKATIILGCWMKDIDPSALENLREGAKADLAAATLGGALKLCIEATGVDSLGTVAEGRTSKITAG, encoded by the coding sequence ATGGCCATTCTCGCCGCGATCATTGTCATGGTGCTGTATTATGGTCGCGAGATCATCATTCCGATAGCGCTGGCCGTCTTGCTCAGCTTCGTGCTGGCGCCTCTGGTTCGACTGGTTCAGCGACTGCGCATTCCACGCAGTTTGGCTGTGGTGAGCGTGGTCGTGATCGCCTTCGCATTCATATTTGCGATGGGCAGTCTGCTCGCTACCCAACTCGCGCAGCTGGCCGGCGATTTGCCGCGATATCAGTCCACAATAAGCGAGAAGATCCAATCCTTCCGTGAGACCACGGCCGGTCGGGGCACGCTCGAGCGGGCTTCCAGCATGTTGAAGGACCTCAGCAAAGAACTCGACAAGCCCAAGGAGGCCGCGAACTCGTTGGGGACCATAGCAGCTCCGAAAGCGGCCCCGCCGAAGCCCGTTCCTGTGGAAGTGCTTCAGCCCGATCCCGGCGCGCTGGAGAGCTTGCAAACGCTGATTTCACCATTGCTTCATCCACTCGCAACGACCGGGATCATTGTCATATTCGTGATCTTCATTCTGCTTCAGCGCGAGGATCTTCGTAATCGTCTGATCAGGCTGGCCGGTTCGGATGACCTGCAGCGCACCACAGCCGCCCTTGATGACGCGGCGAGCCGCCTCAGCCGGCTTTTCCTTATCCAACTTCTCGTGAACGGGGGCTTCGGCATCATCATCGGAATGGGTCTCTGGCTGATCGGCGTTCCAAGCGCGATCCTGTGGGGTATTCTGGCGGCAGTGCTGCGCTTCGTGCCTTACATTGGGGCGGTCATCGCCGCCGCGTTCCCTCTCGCTCTCGCGGTTGCGGTCGATCCAACCTGGACGATGCTGCTGTGGACGATCGCGCTGTTCGTGGTGGTGGAGCCCGTCGTCGGCCATGTGCTCGAGCCGATGGTCTATGGACACAGCACGGGACTGTCGCCGGTGGCCGTTGTCGCTTCTGCGACATTCTGGACGGCGCTCTGGGGTCCGATCGGCCTCGTTCTCGCAACACCCCTTACGGTGTGTCTGGTCGTCTTGGGCCGCCACGTCGAGCGCCTGGAGTTCCTGGACGTCATGTTTGGAGACCGACCAGCGCTCTCTCCGCCTGAGATATTCTATCAGCGGATGCTCGCCGGCGATCCGACCGAAGCATCTGCAAAAGCCGAGGAGTTCTTGAAGGAGCGATCTCTCAGCTCTTATTACGACGAAGTCGCCTTGCGAGGACTGCAGCTGGCTCAAGCGGATGCCGAGCGCGGCGCTCTGGATCCCGACCGGCTGGCTAAAATCAGGGATGCGGTCCAGGAATTTGCCAATAACATTTCGGAGCAGGATGAGCGTCCGCCGCCGAAGGTCGGCCCGACCACAGATGTCGAAGCTACATCTGCCATAGAAGGCGTGGCTGAGGATGCGCCTTATGAGGGTCTGCGGGTGCTGCGCAAGGAGGACTTGCCCACTGAATGGCAAGGCGAACATCCCGTGCTCTGCGTGGCCGGGCGAAATCCGATCGACGAAGCCGCTGCGATCATGCTGGCTCAACTGACCGGAGCGCATGGCTTGTCGGCCAGAGTCGAGGCAGCGGAAGCGTTGTCGACGGCGAATATCTTCCGCCTGGAGACCGACGGGGTCGCCATTGTCTGCCTCGTCTATATGGATGCAAGCAGCCCGGCCCATATGCGTTACTCGGTGCGACGGCTTCGCCGTAAATTGCCGAAGGCTACAATCATTCTGGGTTGCTGGATGAAGGACATCGACCCATCGGCGCTGGAAAATCTGCGGGAAGGCGCCAAGGCGGATCTGGCTGCTGCAACTCTGGGCGGGGCGCTTAAACTCTGCATAGAGGCGACGGGTGTGGACTCCCTTGGCACAGTCGCTGAAGGCCGGACTTCGAAGATCACGGCCGGCTAG